Proteins encoded in a region of the Nicotiana tomentosiformis chromosome 9, ASM39032v3, whole genome shotgun sequence genome:
- the LOC138899339 gene encoding uncharacterized mitochondrial protein AtMg00810-like: MVFKISEDLLSWGYFSSKNDYSLFTKYTGGSVIPCVSTSHMWLPLLRVQPNATMGHPISDPSIYRRLIEKLKFLQHTRPDIEFSVQYLSQFLHAPCVPHMLVVLHVVRYLMNDTDLGILISSSSDMSLLAFSDSVWAACAQSKRSITSYYITFGGSPIS; the protein is encoded by the exons ATGGTTTTCAAAATTTCTGAAGATTTGTTATCTTGGGGATACTTTTCAAGTAAGAATGATTATTCCCTTTTCACCAAGTACACTGGTGGCTCTGTGATACCTTG TGTGAGCACTTCACACATGTGGTTACCCCTATTGAGAGTTCAACCAAATGCTACAATGGGACATCCTATCTCTGACCCTAGTATTTACAGGAGACTCATAGAAAAATTAAAGTTTTTGCAGCACACCAGACCAGATATAGAATTTTCAGTCCAATACTTGAGCCAGTTTCTTCACGCTCCATGTGTTCCTCATATGTTGGTTGTGTTGCATGTAGTTAGGTATTTGATGAATGACACTGATTTGGGCATTCTCATCTCCTCTTCCTCTGATATGTCTCTCTTGGCTTTCTCTGATTCTGTCTGGGCTGCATGTGCCCAGTCCAAGAGGTCCATAACTAGTTATTATATCACTTTTGGGGGTTCTCCTATCTCTTAG
- the LOC104094414 gene encoding uncharacterized protein, whose translation MVRIPQPQTGSPYYPFWERCNKMVKAWIINSLTIEIAISVMSFPTAKEVWQNINDIYGQSNESRYIQIQREISASSQGASDIASYFTKMRSLRDELTSAYVGPACSYGALPKFIEDQHMFQFLSGLNDSYSTVKSSILLMIPLPSISKAYFLLQQNESQKDYCKKPRHTVDKCYRLHDFPTEFKFTKNKRVVACAQVEEPTAGILAGPRNPSDSMDFGLSKEK comes from the exons ATGGTTAGAATACCTCAACCACAGACGGGTTCTCCTTATTATCCTTTCTGGGAGCGTTGCAATAAAATGGTCAAGGCCTGGATTATCAACTCCTTAACCATAGAAATTGCAATTAGTGTTATGAGTTTTCCTACTGCCAAAGAGGTTTGGCAGAACATTAATGATATATATGGTCAATCAAATGAGTCCAGATATATACAAATTCAAAGAGAAATTAGTGCATCTTCTCAGGGTGCTTCTGACATAGCTAGTTATTTCACCAAAATGAGAAGCTTACGAGATGAGCTGACATCTGCCTATGTTGGACCAGCATGTTCTTATGGTGCACTTCCAAAATTCATAGAAGACCAACATATGTTTCAATTTCTCAGTGGGTTGAATGATTCATACTCTACTGTCAAGAGTAGTATTTTATTGATGATCCCACTTCCCTCCATTAGTAAGGCATATTTCCTTCTACAGCAAAATGAAAGTCAGAAGGAT TACTGCAAGAAGCCTAGGCATACTGTGGACAAGTGCTACCGGCTACATGATTTTCCAACTGAATTTAAGTTCACTAAGAATAAAAGAGTTGTTGCATGTGCCCAAGTTGAGGAACCTACTGCTGGCATACTCGCTGGTCCTAGAAATCCTTCTGATTCTATGGATTTTGGCCTTAGCAAGGAGAAATAA